The following are encoded together in the Citrus sinensis cultivar Valencia sweet orange chromosome 1, DVS_A1.0, whole genome shotgun sequence genome:
- the LOC102608810 gene encoding general transcription and DNA repair factor IIH subunit TFB2-like, with product MPQVKIIAKNFMDMVASLTARDLNKLYENPFICEAILRSLPPLAKKYVFQMLYIDGAIPAKTMEEWVLPDGFTKHKVAIDRLVQLRLFSEEKKKETTYRLNSTFQSNLQKHLINGGALPREPMPSGITARLPTLEDLEAYAIGQWECFLLQLISSAQAERPTNFSSSMMKVFQRGLLIQRDKEAPRLTESGFQFLLMDTNAQLWYIVREYISNSQERGINQADLISFLLELSFHVAGEAYNLNTLSEIQRSMIKDFADLGLVKLQQGRKESWFIPTKLATNLSMSLTDSSARKEGFVVVETNFRMYAYSTSKLHCEILRLFSKIEYQLPNLIVGAITKESLYNAFENGITAEQIISFLQQNAHPRVADRIPSVPENVCDQIRLWESDLNRVEMTPAHYYEEFPSRDVFEAACDYARDRSGLLWEDSKKMRLVVNAEIHMHMREFLRGQNK from the exons ATGCCGCAGGTGAAGATCATAGCGAAAAATTTCATGGACATGGTGGCGTCACTGACTGCCAGAGACCTCAATAAGCTCTACGAGAATCCCTTCATTTGCGAAGCCATTCTCAG GTCACTGCCACCACTAGCAAAGAAGTATGTATTCCAAATGTTGTATATTGATGGTGCAATACCGGCTAAGACGATGGAGGAGTGGGTGCTTCCCGATGGGTTCACTAAGCACAAAGTAGCCATCGATCGGTTGGTTCAGTTGAGATTATTTTCAGAGGAAAA GAAGAAGGAAACCACTTATAGATTAAATTCAACATTCCAGTCTAATCTCCAGAAGCATTTAATAAATGG TGGAGCTTTGCCAAGGGAACCAATGCCTTCTGGTATTACTGCAAGGCTTCCAACCTTGGAGGACCTTGAGGCCTATGCCATTGGACAATGGGAG TGTTTCTTGCTGCAACTTATTAGTTCAGCCCAAGCTGAAAGGCCGACAAATTTCAGCTCTTCCATGATGAAGGTTTTCCAGCGTGGTCTTTTGATTCAAAG GGATAAAGAAGCCCCAAGGTTAACAGAGAgtggttttcaatttttg CTGATGGATACTAATGCACAGCTCTGGTACATCGTTAGAGAATATATCTCCAATTCCCAG GAACGAGGCATAAATCAAGCAGAtctgatttcttttcttctggAGCTTAGTTTCCATGTCGCTGGGGAG gcatataatttaaatacacTGAGTGAAATACAAAGAAGTATGATCAAAGACTTTGCAGACTTGGGATTGGTCAAACTTCAGCAG GGCAGGAAAGAAAGTTGGTTTATACCTACTAAATTAGCTACCAATCTTTCAATGAGCTTAACTGATTCATCAGCACGGAAAGAG GGGTTTGTTGTAGTGGAAACAAACTTCAGGATGTATGCTTATTCAACATCTAAGCTACACTGTGAAATTTTGCGTCTTTTCTCAAA GATAGAGTATCAACTTCCAAACCTTATAGTTGGAGCAATAACGAAAGAAAGTTTGTATAATGCTTTTGAGAATGGCATTACAGCTGAGCAG ATAATTAGTTTTCTTCAGCAAAATGCACATCCTCGGGTTGCTGACAGAATACCATCTGTACCAGAAAATGTTTGTGATCAG ATAAGATTGTGGGAATCCGATTTGAATAGGGTTGAAATGACCCCTGCACATTATTATGAGGAGTTTCCCTCGAGG GATGTCTTTGAGGCTGCTTGTGATTATGCAAGAGATCGAAGTGGTTTGCTCTGGGAGGATTCAAAGAAAATGCGTCTAGTTGTTAATGCAGAAATTCATATGCACATGAGAGAGTTCCTTCGGGGTCAAAACAAGTAG
- the LOC102609291 gene encoding FRIGIDA-like protein 4a, whose translation MATEVSIKTDRVEKFFEDLKAQKTILSSCMQLFKSLTSHFTSLEDSLSQKFKSLDSKFLSLDSTSAQTLDSLSHRENSIPDRHNAAFRLIHDHRDSALADFLKPPKFADLSDTLKSLCRRMDSSGLLKFIISKRKESVSLRTEISRAIWEAVDPSRLVLDAVEEFLAQKREKVGVTDKRWACGLLVQAIFPEGSGNNGKKAAVGPVHARKVVERAAGVVERWKEDFRDSELGPAEAVMFLQMVFGFGLSSRFDQDFLRKLVMDYASRRDMARLAACLGFGEKMEDIIAELVKSGKEIEAVYFASESGLTEKFPPVSLLKSHLRNSKKNSTSILKNGNHSNSATEESNNLELNSIKAIIKCVEDHKLESAFSVDNLRKRATQLEKVKVERKKSSAATNSKPQNKRGHGASNSRGSGPPAFRPAKAAKFSNSSQSFSRRNPAPKAQHSPAARYSGPYGYPSQSVYEGPSTAHYASTYGVPHTQSLAAIPQQHYSLPADNMGSAGFRASGSYTGQTGSYGAYDYSSAPVSSYQSSSYTH comes from the exons ATGGCGACCGAGGTATCCATCAAAACAGACAGAGTGGAGAAATTTTTCGAGGACCTGAAAGCGCAAAAGACGATTCTGTCCTCGTGCATGCAGCTGTTCAAATCCCTAACCTCACACTTCACTTCCCTCGAAGATTCCCTCTCTCAGAAATTCAAATCCCTAGATTCTAAATTCCTCTCTCTCGATTCCACCTCCGCCCAAACCCTCGATTCCCTCAGCCATCGCGAGAACTCCATCCCCGACCGCCACAACGCTGCCTTTCGACTCATTCACGACCACAGGGACTCCGCACTCGCCGACTTTTTAAAACCCCCTAAGTTCGCAGATTTATCGGACACGTTAAAATCCCTCTGCCGTAGGATGGACTCCTCGGGACTGCTAAAGTTTATAATCTCTAAACGCAAGGAATCGGTGTCGTTGCGGACTGAGATTTCCCGCGCAATTTGGGAGGCCGTCGACCCGTCAAGATTGGTACTTGATGCTGTGGAGGAATTTTTGgctcaaaagagagagaaagttgGGGTCACGGATAAGAGGTGGGCTTGTGGACTGCTCGTCCAGGCGATTTTTCCAGAAGGTTCGGGTAACAACGGTAAAAAGGCGGCAGTGGGCCCGGTGCATGCGAGAAAAGTTGTGGAGAGGGCCGCGGGAGTTGTGGAGAGGTGGAAGGAGGACTTCCGGGACAGTGAATTGGGCCCCGCAGAGGCCGTGATGTTTTTGCAGATGGTGTTTGGGTTTGGGTTGAGTTCAAGGTTTGATCAGGATTTTCTTAGGAAGTTAGTGATGGATTATGCTTCTAGGAGGGATATGGCAAGGCTTGCTGCTTGTTTGGGATTTGGCGAGAAAATGGAAG ATATAATTGCTGAATTGGTGAAGAGTGGCAAAGAGATAGAAGCTGTGTATTTTGCTTCTGAGTCTGGTTTAACTGAAAAATTTCCTCCAGTTTCTCTACTCAAGTCCCATCTCCGGAACTCAAAAAAGAATTCTACTTCCATATTGAAGAATGGCAATCATAGTAATTCTGCAACG GAAGAGTCAAACAATTTGGAGTTGAATTCAATTAAAGCTATCATCAAATGCGTGGAAGACCACAAGCTTGAATCAGCGTTCTCTGTTGATAACTTGAGGAAGAGAGCTACTCAACTTGAAAAAGTCAAGGTGGAAAGGAAGAAAAGTTCAGCAGCCACCAACAGCAAGCCCCAAAACAAGCGAGGCCATGGTGCTAGTAATAGCCGAGGCAGTGGACCACCTGCTTTTCGTCCAGCTAAAGCAGCCAAGTTTTCAAACTCTTCCCAATCTTTCAGCCGCAGGAATCCGGCTCCCAAAGCACAGCATAGCCCAGCTGCTAGGTACTCTGGGCCTTACGGGTATCCTAGTCAGAGTGTCTATGAAGGTCCTAGTACTGCTCATTATGCATCAACTTATGGTGTGCCTCACACTCAAAGCCTTGCAGCAATACCGCAGCAACACTACTCATTACCTGCAGACAATATGGGTTCTGCTGGGTTCAGGGCCAGTGGTTCTTATACTGGGCAGACTGGCAGCTATGGTGCATATGATTATAGCTCTGCTCCAGTGTCCTcttaccaatcttcatcatATACACACTAG